In the genome of Psychrilyobacter piezotolerans, the window TTTTTCTTTTTATTGGTACAAAATTTCTATAACTTATTATATCATATTTTATAAATTATTTGACGCCCCATCAAAACTAGTGTACTATCTAACTAGGTCACTAGTTAAAAATGAGAGGAGGAGATATGGAATTTAAGAAAAATATCCCTATTTATTTACAGATAATGGATAAATTAAAACAAGATATATCCCTAAAGGTAATAGAACCCGGGGGGAAATTAATGTCTACACGGGAGCTGGCAGTAAAACTCAAAGTTAACCCCAATACAGTCTCTAGGGTATATAGAGAGTTAGAATCAGAAAATATCGTCTTTACAAAAAGAGGGATGGGAACATTTGTTGTAGAAGATGAAAATATTTTACAGAATATAAAAAATAATATGGCCAATGATATAGTCGTTAAATTTATTCGCGACATGAGTAATCTTAATATCTCACCAGAGGAAGCAATAAAGATGTTAAAAGAGATCGAGGAGGAGTAATGGAAAACCTAATTATAAGCAACTTAACCAAGGGTTATTTTAAAAAAAGAGCCTTAAATAATTTTTCATATTCATTTAAAAAAGGCATGGTCTATGGATTGATCGGTCCAAATGGAAGCGGGAAGACTACTTTAATGAAAACTATCTATGGATTGGTTAAAGCGACTAAGGGAAATCTATCTATTAATAACG includes:
- a CDS encoding GntR family transcriptional regulator, whose translation is MEFKKNIPIYLQIMDKLKQDISLKVIEPGGKLMSTRELAVKLKVNPNTVSRVYRELESENIVFTKRGMGTFVVEDENILQNIKNNMANDIVVKFIRDMSNLNISPEEAIKMLKEIEEE